A stretch of Gadus chalcogrammus isolate NIFS_2021 chromosome 9, NIFS_Gcha_1.0, whole genome shotgun sequence DNA encodes these proteins:
- the chid1 gene encoding LOW QUALITY PROTEIN: chitinase domain-containing protein 1 (The sequence of the model RefSeq protein was modified relative to this genomic sequence to represent the inferred CDS: inserted 1 base in 1 codon; deleted 9 bases in 6 codons; substituted 1 base at 1 genomic stop codon), whose translation MESFPGLRLSCWSGACLVVRPPVRKDIRERTREETTASHINAPSRGHVLGYITPWNSHGLXIVKXLGSKLSSVSPVWLQVRRRGKNSYDVTRLQDHDPGWVKAVIKTNRKIRIVPRLLLDGWSYKDYMNVLENEDEIEELASELVDVATTEHFHGFTLELWSQLGGTEEALVHLIKHVCETLKAKRLDCLLVIPPYNSYGKPGMFGREEFEQLASVVDGISLMTYDYSQRRMSSAPLPWMKGCVLPSWAPSRQWRHKILIGSLESCTRMDFSSQEPDPVLAEARTTAVKCKMYYPTL comes from the exons aTGGAG TCGTTCCCTGGCCTGAGGCTGTCTTGTTGGTCCGGGGCCTGCTTGGTCGTCAGACCCCCAGTGCGTAAGGACATTCGTGAGAGGACGCGAGAAGAGACCACTGCCTCTCACATCAACGCACCTTCCAGGGGACATGTCCTCGGATACATTACTCCT TGGAATTCCCATGGCCTATGAATAGTGA GTCTTGGCTCGAAGCTGAGCTCAGTGTCTCCAGTGTGG CTTCAGGTTCGCAGGCGAGGAAAGAACAGCTATGACGTCACG CGACTTCAAGACCATGATCCGG GCTGGGTCAAAGCTGTGATTAAGACCAACAGAAAAATCAGAATAG TGCCTCGGCTGCTG CTTGACGGTTGGTCCTATAAGGACTACATGAATGTTCTGGAGAATGAAGATGAGATCGAGGAGCTGGCCAGTGAGCTAGTGGACGTTGCAACG ACAGAGCactttcatggttttacattggAGCTGTGGAGCCAGCtgggaggaacagaagaag CCCTGGTCCACCTGATCAAACACGTCTGTGAGACTCTGAAGGCTAAAAGGTTGGACTGT CTCCTGGTCATCCCACCT TATAACAGCTATGGCAAGCCAGGCATGTTTGGTAGAGAGGAGTTTGAGCAGTTGGCCTCCGTTGTGGATGGCATCAGCTTG ATGACCTACGACTACTCTCAGCGCAGGATGAGTAG CGCCCCGCTGCCCTGG ATGAAGGGGTGTGTTCTGCCGAGCTGGGCCCCCAGCCGCCAATGGAGACACAAGATTCTGATTGGGTCTCTTGAATCATGTACGCGTATGGACTTCTCAAGCCAGGAGCCAGATCCAGTCCTGGCAGAGGCAA GAACAACGGCGGTCAAGTGTAAAATGTACTACCCGACCCTGTAA